The following coding sequences are from one Bradyrhizobium sp. 200 window:
- a CDS encoding alkyl sulfatase dimerization domain-containing protein yields the protein MRQPATIETSRESQKDASAPVIAQHAATLKTLPFSDVRDFDDAARGFLGTVENAKITSPQGRVVWSLEPYGFLSAEQAPPTVDPSLWRQSRLNMHHGLFEVVPGVYQVRGLDIANMTLIEGDSGVIVVDTLTSIEGARAAIELYFQHRGKRPVAAVIFTHTHTDHWGGARGVLDEATLAGGKVPIIAPNLFMEHAVSENIIAGPAMLRRAMYQFGPLLAKGVRGQVDCGLGKTMAAGAVALLRPTDLIIATGDKRTIDGVEFEFQMAPNSEAPAEMHFFIPRYKLLNLAENCTHNFHNLLPFRGADVRDALAWSKYLGEALQMWGGKADAMCGQHHWPVWGQERIDTMIRQQRDLYKYAHDQTIRLMNHGLTASEIAEVIRLPANLEGAWHGRGYYGHIRHNVKAIYQKYLGWYDANPVNLDPLPPVESGKKYVEYMGGADAILARAAKDFARGEFRFVAQAVSHLVFAEPDNQAARAMLADTFEQLGYASESSTWRNAYLFGAQELRQGMPKVPPRSAMPRETLAALRTEQLWDVLGVRLNGPKAEGKRIVLNWNFTDIHETFILNLENCALTYTAGAQAPDADAGFTLPRAVLDEVIAKLTTLPEAVSSGKIKVTGDPMRLAELMALMDEFPRMFEIVEPKRTAVS from the coding sequence ATGAGGCAACCAGCCACGATCGAAACATCAAGGGAATCTCAGAAGGACGCTTCCGCACCTGTTATCGCGCAGCACGCGGCGACGCTGAAGACGCTGCCGTTCTCCGACGTCAGGGATTTTGACGACGCGGCGCGGGGCTTTCTCGGCACGGTGGAGAACGCGAAGATCACATCGCCACAGGGCAGGGTGGTCTGGAGCCTGGAGCCCTACGGCTTCCTCTCTGCGGAACAAGCTCCGCCGACCGTCGATCCCAGCCTGTGGCGGCAGTCGCGGCTCAACATGCATCACGGCCTGTTCGAGGTGGTGCCCGGCGTCTACCAGGTGCGTGGGCTCGACATCGCCAACATGACGCTGATCGAGGGCGACAGCGGCGTGATTGTGGTTGATACGCTGACCTCGATCGAGGGCGCGCGGGCCGCAATCGAGCTTTACTTCCAGCACCGCGGCAAGCGGCCGGTCGCGGCCGTCATCTTCACCCATACCCATACCGACCATTGGGGCGGCGCGCGCGGCGTGCTCGACGAGGCGACACTCGCCGGCGGCAAGGTGCCGATCATCGCGCCCAACCTGTTCATGGAGCACGCGGTCTCCGAGAACATCATCGCGGGGCCGGCAATGCTGCGCCGCGCGATGTACCAGTTCGGGCCGCTGCTGGCGAAAGGCGTGCGCGGGCAGGTCGATTGCGGGCTCGGCAAGACCATGGCGGCGGGTGCGGTCGCGCTGCTGCGTCCGACTGACCTGATCATCGCAACCGGTGACAAGCGCACGATCGACGGCGTGGAATTCGAATTCCAGATGGCACCGAACAGTGAAGCGCCGGCGGAAATGCATTTCTTCATCCCGCGCTACAAGCTTTTGAACCTGGCGGAGAACTGCACGCACAATTTCCACAACCTGCTGCCGTTCCGCGGCGCCGATGTGCGCGATGCGCTGGCGTGGTCAAAATATCTCGGCGAAGCGCTGCAGATGTGGGGCGGCAAGGCGGATGCGATGTGCGGCCAGCATCACTGGCCGGTCTGGGGCCAGGAGCGGATCGACACCATGATCCGCCAGCAGCGCGACCTCTACAAGTACGCGCATGACCAGACCATCCGCCTGATGAACCACGGACTCACCGCATCCGAAATCGCGGAAGTTATCCGCCTGCCGGCAAACCTCGAGGGCGCCTGGCATGGCCGCGGCTATTACGGACACATCCGGCATAATGTGAAGGCGATCTACCAGAAATACCTCGGCTGGTACGACGCCAATCCCGTCAACCTCGATCCGCTGCCGCCGGTCGAGTCAGGCAAGAAATATGTCGAGTATATGGGCGGCGCGGACGCGATTCTCGCGCGTGCGGCCAAGGATTTTGCCAGGGGCGAATTCCGCTTTGTCGCGCAGGCGGTAAGCCATCTGGTATTCGCCGAGCCCGACAATCAGGCGGCGCGCGCGATGCTGGCCGATACGTTCGAGCAGCTCGGTTACGCCTCGGAGAGCTCAACGTGGCGCAACGCCTATCTGTTCGGCGCGCAGGAATTGCGGCAGGGCATGCCAAAAGTGCCGCCGCGCTCGGCGATGCCGCGTGAAACGTTGGCTGCGCTCCGCACCGAACAGCTATGGGACGTGCTCGGGGTGCGCCTCAACGGCCCCAAGGCCGAAGGCAAGCGTATCGTGCTGAACTGGAATTTCACCGACATCCATGAGACGTTCATCCTCAATCTGGAGAACTGCGCGCTGACCTATACGGCTGGCGCGCAAGCGCCCGATGCCGACGCCGGCTTCACGCTTCCGCGCGCCGTGCTCGACGAGGTGATCGCCAAGCTGACGACGCTCCCGGAAGCGGTCAGCTCCGGAAAAATCAAGGTCACCGGCGATCCGATGCGGCTCGCCGAGTTGATGGCGCTGATGGACGAATTCCCGCGAATGTTCGAGATCGTCGAGCCGAAACGGACCGCGGTGAGCTGA
- a CDS encoding NAD(P)/FAD-dependent oxidoreductase: MTITDQPLAAQNTAIDKERLRRKYQEERNKRLRPDGNDQYLRVAGQLAHYLDDPYTPVTPRDPKTDHVTFAFIGGGFAGLATAARLSEAGIKDVRIIEKGGDFGGTWYWKRYPGAQCDTASMVYMPLLEETGHMPSEKYAHAPEILAHCQRIGKQYGLYDNALFHTEVASLDWDETQSRWNIRTSRGDAFTAQFVGMGTGPLHVPKLPGIESFKGHSFHTSRWDYDYTGGDPKGAPMEKLADKRVGIIGTGATSVQCVPHLARACKELYVFQRTPSSVDIRANAPIDPKWISQIATPGWQQRWLENFTANQAGGSAEEDLVQDGWTDLSRRIRAKIMDLPREQRTPPNMLAAFEDSDFEKMEEIRARIDAIVSDGETAVKLKAWYRQLCKRPCFHDAYLQAFNTPGTHLVDTDGKGVERITENGVVVAGREYKLDCIIYASGFEVGTEYKQRAGFDLTGRGGVKLSDHWASGMRTKHGIHVHGFPNAFFVQPTQGANLISNVPHNLTEATKTIALMIRHAQENGFKEIEVTREAEDRWVELLLTGAGRMIGSPDCTPGYYNNEGREPGPAAKLNVGHPAGPMAYFKYIDAWRNSGQFEGLQFR, encoded by the coding sequence ATGACGATCACGGATCAACCCCTAGCCGCGCAGAACACTGCGATCGACAAGGAGCGGCTGCGCCGGAAATATCAGGAGGAGCGCAACAAGCGGCTGCGTCCCGACGGCAACGACCAGTATCTTCGCGTCGCGGGGCAACTCGCGCATTATCTCGACGACCCTTATACGCCGGTCACCCCGCGCGATCCGAAGACCGACCACGTCACCTTTGCCTTCATCGGCGGCGGCTTTGCCGGGCTCGCCACCGCCGCACGCCTGTCCGAAGCCGGTATCAAGGATGTTCGCATCATCGAGAAAGGCGGCGACTTCGGCGGCACCTGGTACTGGAAGAGGTATCCGGGCGCGCAATGCGATACCGCGTCGATGGTCTACATGCCGCTGCTCGAAGAAACCGGCCATATGCCGTCGGAGAAGTATGCGCATGCGCCGGAAATCCTCGCGCATTGCCAGCGCATCGGCAAGCAATACGGCCTGTACGACAACGCGCTGTTTCACACCGAGGTCGCGAGCCTCGATTGGGACGAAACACAATCGCGCTGGAATATCCGCACCAGCCGCGGCGATGCCTTCACCGCGCAGTTCGTCGGCATGGGGACCGGACCGCTGCACGTGCCCAAGCTTCCCGGTATCGAATCCTTCAAGGGCCACTCGTTCCACACCAGCCGCTGGGACTATGACTACACCGGCGGTGACCCCAAGGGCGCGCCGATGGAGAAATTGGCCGACAAGCGCGTCGGCATCATCGGCACCGGCGCCACTTCCGTGCAGTGCGTGCCGCACCTCGCGCGCGCCTGCAAGGAACTCTATGTCTTCCAGCGCACGCCGTCCTCCGTCGATATCAGAGCCAACGCGCCGATCGACCCAAAATGGATTTCGCAGATCGCCACACCAGGCTGGCAGCAGCGCTGGCTGGAGAATTTTACGGCGAACCAGGCCGGCGGCTCTGCGGAAGAAGATCTGGTGCAGGACGGCTGGACCGATCTGTCGCGGCGGATTCGCGCAAAAATCATGGATCTGCCGCGTGAGCAACGCACTCCGCCGAACATGCTAGCAGCGTTCGAGGATTCCGATTTCGAGAAGATGGAGGAAATCCGCGCGCGCATCGACGCCATCGTCAGCGACGGCGAAACTGCGGTCAAGCTGAAGGCCTGGTATCGGCAGCTTTGCAAACGGCCGTGCTTTCATGACGCGTATCTGCAGGCCTTCAACACGCCGGGCACGCATCTGGTCGACACCGACGGCAAGGGCGTCGAGCGGATCACCGAAAATGGTGTCGTCGTTGCGGGCAGGGAATACAAGCTCGATTGCATCATCTATGCGTCCGGCTTCGAGGTCGGCACCGAATACAAGCAGCGCGCCGGCTTCGATCTGACCGGCCGTGGCGGTGTCAAGCTGTCGGACCATTGGGCTTCGGGCATGCGCACCAAGCACGGCATTCACGTCCATGGCTTTCCAAACGCATTCTTCGTGCAGCCGACGCAAGGCGCCAATCTCATCTCCAACGTCCCGCATAATCTGACCGAGGCTACGAAGACGATTGCGCTGATGATCCGGCATGCGCAGGAAAACGGCTTTAAGGAGATCGAAGTCACCAGGGAGGCCGAGGACCGCTGGGTTGAGCTGCTGCTGACTGGCGCCGGCCGCATGATCGGCTCGCCCGACTGCACGCCCGGCTATTACAATAATGAAGGACGCGAGCCGGGGCCAGCAGCCAAGCTTAATGTCGGCCATCCCGCCGGCCCGATGGCCTATTTCAAATATATCGATGCGTGGCGCAACAGCGGCCAGTTTGAGGGGCTGCAGTTTCGCTGA
- a CDS encoding acyl-CoA dehydrogenase family protein, producing MDFDLPGRSEAWREKLQGFFDAEVLPRHRAWLDHAAKGEAAPFMADLQRKARAAGLWNLGLPELSDDEPGTRLSNLEYAPLAEIMGRLFWAPEVFNCQAPDVPNMIALQNCATSEQKARWLQPLLEAKTRSAFGMTEPDVASSDATNIATRMVRAGDDYVINGRKWFITGAAHPRCSFLIVMGVTDSGADRTSRHSCIIVPMDTPGVRLVRRLRWMGCEDHVAPIGELAFDNVRVPRANLLGAEGEGFKVAQIRLGPARIHHCMRSIGLCELLIELMMVRSSERSAFGRTVIQYDTVQRWIAESRVELEQARLLAYRCAWRLDHAGHQDAWRDVSLIKVAVPAMLQKIADRAMQVFGAMGGSDDTPIHQALAWGRLLRIGDGPDEVHLRQIFRMEPMPSWSIATSPYLSAHPS from the coding sequence ATGGATTTCGATCTTCCCGGACGATCGGAGGCGTGGCGGGAGAAACTTCAGGGCTTCTTCGACGCCGAAGTGTTGCCGCGTCATCGCGCCTGGCTCGATCACGCGGCCAAGGGCGAGGCTGCGCCTTTCATGGCGGACCTGCAGCGCAAGGCGCGCGCGGCAGGGCTGTGGAATCTCGGCCTTCCCGAACTGTCCGACGACGAACCCGGCACGCGTCTTTCCAACCTCGAATATGCGCCGCTGGCGGAAATCATGGGCCGGCTGTTCTGGGCGCCGGAGGTCTTCAACTGCCAGGCGCCCGACGTGCCCAACATGATCGCGCTGCAGAATTGCGCCACTTCCGAGCAGAAGGCGCGCTGGCTGCAGCCGCTGCTGGAAGCCAAAACCCGCTCGGCTTTCGGCATGACCGAACCCGATGTGGCTTCATCCGACGCCACCAACATCGCCACGCGCATGGTCCGCGCCGGCGACGACTACGTCATCAACGGACGAAAATGGTTCATCACCGGCGCGGCGCATCCGCGATGCAGTTTCCTGATCGTGATGGGCGTGACCGATTCCGGTGCCGACCGCACCAGCCGCCATTCCTGCATCATTGTGCCGATGGACACGCCGGGCGTCCGTCTCGTAAGGCGGCTGCGCTGGATGGGATGCGAGGATCATGTCGCCCCGATCGGAGAGCTTGCCTTCGATAACGTCCGCGTGCCTCGCGCGAACCTGCTCGGCGCCGAGGGCGAAGGTTTCAAGGTCGCGCAGATTCGCTTGGGCCCCGCACGTATCCATCATTGCATGCGCTCGATCGGGCTGTGCGAACTCTTGATCGAACTGATGATGGTGCGCTCGTCGGAGCGCTCCGCCTTCGGACGCACCGTGATCCAGTACGATACCGTGCAGCGCTGGATCGCTGAATCCCGCGTCGAACTCGAACAGGCGCGGCTACTCGCCTATCGCTGTGCGTGGCGGCTCGATCATGCCGGTCATCAGGACGCGTGGCGCGACGTGTCGCTGATCAAGGTCGCGGTGCCTGCGATGCTGCAGAAGATCGCCGACCGCGCCATGCAGGTGTTCGGCGCCATGGGTGGCTCCGACGATACGCCGATCCATCAGGCGCTGGCCTGGGGCCGCCTGCTGCGCATCGGCGACGGCCCCGATGAAGTCCATCTGCGCCAGATCTTTCGCATGGAGCCGATGCCGTCCTGGTCGATCGCGACCTCGCCCTATCTGTCCGCACATCCGTCCTGA
- a CDS encoding IclR family transcriptional regulator, which produces MAAISSIDPPRSRGAEDQADPSFATTLAHGLDVLAAFRNRSGSLSNAELALHTGLSRPTVSRLTYTLAQLGYLKRDAKGRFQLGLGILAAAYPVLSALKVRQLARPLMRDFAAYTGGTVSIAMPFGLDFIYVETVRTTDAVTHLPDVGFASSLAPTAVGRALLSLFTTDELDAYVANVKAERPEEADYVEKRTLPDVELCKERGFAISLGEWRREIFGVAAPLYRTPSGDCLSVNCGIPSFRFNAEQIERECGPRMLGLARSIRSLATND; this is translated from the coding sequence ATGGCAGCAATTTCCAGTATCGATCCTCCGAGGTCCCGAGGGGCGGAGGACCAAGCCGATCCCTCTTTCGCGACCACGCTGGCGCATGGGCTCGACGTGCTGGCGGCGTTCCGCAACCGCAGCGGCTCGCTGTCGAACGCCGAACTTGCGCTGCATACCGGCTTGTCGCGGCCGACGGTGTCGCGGCTGACCTATACGCTGGCACAACTCGGCTATCTCAAGCGCGACGCCAAGGGACGCTTCCAGCTCGGGCTCGGCATTCTGGCGGCCGCCTATCCGGTGCTGTCGGCGCTGAAGGTCCGGCAACTCGCGCGCCCCCTGATGCGCGATTTCGCCGCCTATACCGGCGGCACCGTTTCGATCGCGATGCCGTTCGGGCTCGACTTCATCTATGTCGAAACGGTGCGCACCACCGATGCCGTAACGCATTTGCCGGATGTCGGCTTTGCCAGTTCGCTGGCGCCGACCGCCGTCGGCCGTGCGCTGCTATCGCTCTTCACCACGGACGAACTCGACGCCTATGTGGCGAACGTGAAGGCGGAGCGCCCCGAAGAAGCCGATTATGTCGAAAAGCGAACGCTGCCCGATGTCGAGCTTTGCAAGGAGCGCGGCTTTGCGATCTCGCTCGGCGAATGGCGGCGCGAGATTTTTGGCGTCGCCGCGCCGCTGTACCGCACGCCGTCGGGTGATTGCCTTTCCGTCAATTGCGGCATTCCCTCGTTTCGTTTCAACGCCGAACAGATCGAGCGTGAATGCGGGCCGCGCATGCTGGGCCTGGCGCGCAGCATCCGCTCGCTGGCGACCAACGACTGA
- a CDS encoding tripartite tricarboxylate transporter substrate-binding protein produces MSRIKTVLGFATSIALGFALGAAMMLTNAAQAQSNYPNRPIRIIVPYPAGGIVDIVARTVTEQVGRDWKQTVVVEARPGGNSNIGTASVARSEPDGYTWLVTGPAALVNPTLYKEAGWDALKDLKCVGLAVWNQSVALVHPSMPASTIKEFVEIARKKPGELNFGNPGTGSSIDLSAQKLFQAANIKLTNVGYKGQPQALIDLMTNLMHFEIVSLELALPHIKAGSVKPLAVMTDKRVADLPDVPTIAEAGFPEATYVPWYGIYVQAGTPDAIVEKINDGINKALQNPEVQRQLAVANIPGKPMPLADLATLMKTDYEKLTKVIATSGMALQ; encoded by the coding sequence ATGAGCCGGATCAAAACCGTGCTGGGCTTCGCCACGAGTATTGCCTTGGGTTTTGCCTTGGGCGCGGCGATGATGCTCACCAATGCCGCGCAGGCGCAGAGCAATTACCCAAACCGCCCGATCCGCATCATCGTGCCCTACCCCGCCGGCGGTATCGTCGACATCGTCGCGCGGACCGTGACCGAACAGGTCGGCCGCGACTGGAAGCAGACCGTCGTCGTCGAAGCAAGGCCGGGCGGCAACAGCAATATCGGCACGGCTTCAGTGGCGCGCAGCGAACCCGACGGCTACACCTGGCTGGTCACCGGCCCCGCAGCGCTGGTCAACCCGACGCTCTACAAGGAGGCCGGCTGGGACGCGCTGAAGGACCTCAAATGCGTCGGCCTCGCCGTCTGGAATCAAAGCGTGGCGCTGGTCCATCCATCGATGCCGGCTAGCACCATCAAGGAATTCGTCGAAATCGCGCGCAAGAAGCCAGGCGAACTCAATTTCGGCAACCCCGGCACCGGCTCCTCCATCGACCTGAGCGCGCAAAAACTGTTTCAGGCGGCAAACATCAAGCTCACCAATGTCGGCTACAAGGGCCAGCCGCAGGCGCTCATCGACCTGATGACTAACCTGATGCATTTCGAGATCGTGTCGCTCGAACTGGCCTTGCCGCACATCAAGGCAGGCAGCGTGAAGCCGCTGGCTGTCATGACCGACAAGCGTGTCGCCGACCTGCCCGATGTGCCGACGATTGCGGAAGCGGGATTTCCGGAGGCTACTTACGTGCCCTGGTACGGCATCTATGTTCAGGCGGGAACGCCGGACGCCATCGTCGAGAAAATCAACGACGGCATTAACAAGGCGCTGCAAAATCCGGAAGTGCAGCGCCAGCTTGCGGTGGCCAATATACCGGGCAAGCCGATGCCGCTGGCCGATCTCGCTACGCTGATGAAGACGGATTACGAGAAACTGACGAAGGTGATCGCAACCTCGGGCATGGCGCTGCAGTGA
- a CDS encoding ABC transporter substrate-binding protein: MKAFRIAGLALALVLPAGPCGAAEAVNLILNWTPTADHSPFYYAKSQGWYEKAGIDLTIEVGKGSGVSSLKVGSGGSPFGIADLATMLVAKSKGADVVALMSIYANTGQTFYWLKSYGVNGPKDFPNHKIGNPPGDASRVMWPAFAKAAGIAPDSVNFVNVGPTAKIAALKSHTVDIISDFYNEHDLKVIEFGADLGYVNWKDIGLNPYGNSLIVNGTYLSKNPKLVEEFVKISQKAYAACVADVAPCLKALLDQASGLDKENQQRQWERIKFLMTDEFTTTKALGWIDAERMKKDYELVQTYLGMEKPFDVNTAFSVEMLDANVKMDASKVKK, encoded by the coding sequence ATGAAGGCTTTCAGAATTGCGGGTTTGGCGCTTGCGCTGGTCCTGCCGGCTGGGCCCTGCGGGGCCGCAGAGGCCGTCAACCTGATCCTGAACTGGACGCCGACGGCGGATCACTCGCCGTTCTATTACGCCAAGTCGCAGGGATGGTACGAGAAGGCGGGTATCGACCTGACCATCGAGGTCGGCAAGGGATCCGGCGTCTCCTCGCTGAAGGTCGGCTCCGGCGGATCGCCGTTCGGCATCGCCGATCTCGCGACCATGCTGGTGGCGAAGAGCAAGGGCGCCGACGTGGTGGCGCTGATGAGCATCTACGCCAACACCGGGCAGACCTTCTACTGGCTGAAGAGCTACGGCGTGAACGGGCCGAAGGATTTTCCGAACCACAAGATCGGCAATCCGCCGGGCGATGCGTCACGGGTGATGTGGCCGGCCTTTGCCAAGGCCGCCGGCATCGCGCCGGACTCCGTGAATTTCGTCAATGTCGGTCCCACCGCCAAGATCGCGGCGCTGAAGAGCCACACCGTCGATATTATCAGCGACTTCTACAATGAGCACGATCTGAAGGTGATCGAGTTCGGCGCCGACCTCGGCTACGTCAACTGGAAGGATATCGGGCTCAATCCTTACGGCAACTCGCTGATCGTCAACGGCACTTACCTTTCGAAGAACCCGAAACTGGTCGAAGAGTTCGTCAAGATCAGCCAGAAGGCCTACGCCGCCTGCGTCGCCGACGTCGCGCCGTGCCTCAAGGCGCTGCTCGACCAGGCTTCCGGCCTCGACAAGGAAAACCAGCAGCGCCAGTGGGAGCGCATCAAGTTCCTGATGACGGACGAATTCACGACGACCAAGGCATTGGGCTGGATCGACGCCGAGCGGATGAAGAAGGACTACGAACTGGTGCAGACCTATCTCGGCATGGAAAAGCCGTTTGACGTGAACACCGCGTTCTCGGTCGAGATGCTGGATGCGAACGTCAAGATGGATGCCAGCAAGGTGAAGAAGTAG
- a CDS encoding TetR/AcrR family transcriptional regulator produces the protein MPKKRSDDTKPQRRDPAATRRKLLTAARREFASSGLAGARVDEIAARAGVNKQLVYHYFGDKDALYLAVLEWVYEEIRAQERKLNLEGLPPEQAIKKLIESSFDHLAAHPDFIVLLNDENRGGARHVRGSRKLEAMHSPLVSLVSTILGEGVKAGIFRRGINPVHLYISIAGLSYFYFSNTPTLSAIFGKDLSSRAARQARRKHVVDLVLHSLRP, from the coding sequence ATGCCCAAAAAACGTTCTGACGACACCAAGCCGCAGCGGCGCGATCCGGCCGCAACCCGCAGGAAACTGCTGACGGCGGCCCGCCGCGAATTCGCCAGCAGCGGCCTCGCCGGCGCCCGGGTCGACGAGATCGCCGCGCGCGCGGGCGTCAACAAGCAGCTCGTCTATCATTATTTCGGCGACAAGGACGCGCTGTATCTGGCGGTGCTCGAATGGGTCTATGAGGAGATTCGCGCCCAGGAGCGCAAGCTTAACCTCGAGGGATTGCCACCGGAGCAGGCCATCAAAAAGCTGATCGAAAGTTCCTTCGATCACCTCGCCGCGCACCCCGACTTCATCGTGCTCTTGAACGACGAAAACCGCGGTGGCGCCCGGCATGTTCGCGGCTCCCGAAAGCTCGAAGCAATGCATTCGCCGCTGGTCAGCCTGGTTTCGACCATCCTCGGCGAGGGCGTCAAGGCCGGCATATTCCGCAGAGGTATCAACCCCGTGCACCTCTATATCTCGATTGCCGGGCTCAGTTACTTCTACTTTTCGAATACGCCGACCTTGTCGGCGATCTTCGGCAAGGACCTGTCGAGCCGGGCCGCCCGGCAGGCCCGCCGCAAGCACGTGGTCGACCTGGTGTTGCATTCGCTGCGGCCTTAA
- a CDS encoding ABC transporter permease, with amino-acid sequence MVFSGDGGSARSFAIILIVHLAVIVLWQVLVDAFQVPKFILPSPLATVATLGSPNYAWLSNLAVTAIEILGGFCLGALVGIMLAVMFTWSPLVSLLLLPLFVTLNMIPKVALGPLFIVWFSYGIFPNILIAFSICFFPILLTTARGLSEVEPDLLDLVKSLRGSRWTLFRKIQLPGALPYVFSGMKVGAILAVAGAIVGEFIASERGLGYLMIQVQSSLDTPAMVMAVVLLTLLGVALYGLVLGLERMFVVRDIRLQ; translated from the coding sequence ATGGTGTTCAGCGGTGACGGCGGATCGGCACGATCTTTCGCGATCATCCTGATCGTGCATCTGGCCGTGATCGTGCTCTGGCAGGTCCTGGTCGACGCCTTCCAGGTGCCGAAATTCATCCTGCCCTCGCCGCTTGCAACCGTCGCCACGCTCGGCTCGCCCAACTATGCCTGGCTTTCCAATCTCGCGGTGACGGCGATCGAAATTCTCGGCGGCTTCTGCCTCGGCGCGCTGGTCGGCATCATGCTGGCCGTGATGTTCACCTGGTCGCCGCTGGTCAGCCTGTTGCTGCTGCCGCTGTTCGTGACGCTGAACATGATTCCAAAAGTGGCGCTTGGGCCTCTGTTCATCGTCTGGTTCTCCTACGGCATCTTTCCGAACATCCTGATCGCATTTTCGATCTGCTTCTTCCCGATCCTGCTGACAACCGCACGCGGATTGAGCGAGGTCGAGCCGGATTTGCTGGACCTCGTGAAATCGCTGCGCGGCTCGCGCTGGACGCTGTTCCGGAAAATCCAGTTGCCGGGCGCGCTGCCTTACGTATTTTCCGGGATGAAGGTCGGCGCGATCCTGGCCGTGGCCGGCGCGATCGTCGGCGAGTTCATCGCTTCCGAGCGCGGGCTCGGCTATCTCATGATCCAGGTGCAGTCCTCGCTCGATACGCCGGCGATGGTGATGGCTGTGGTGCTTCTGACATTGCTGGGTGTGGCGCTGTATGGGCTCGTGCTCGGCCTGGAGCGGATGTTCGTCGTCCGCGATATCCGGCTGCAGTAA
- a CDS encoding NAD(P)-dependent oxidoreductase, translating to MLLTRDTLPATIADITALDDLLCRPSQALIDDLRKVDGDIMILGVAGKMGPTLAGLAKAAVPERRVIGVARFSDPAVKDWLQGRGVETINCDLLNEAAIKALPKIPNIVFMAGRKFGAEGDLSLTWAMNSHVPALVAQAFASSRIVAFSTGCVYPFVPVGGQGSDEDMAPDPPGEYAQSCVGRERMFEYFSKKYSTPGRLFRLNYAIDMRYGVLHDIASKVLQGKPIDVSLGHVNFIWQGDASSQALRCLAYCDTPTSPINVSGHEILAVRDLAVKFGQRFGRAPVIVGKEEPTAWLTNTSQAVKLFGLPIVDTEQLIRWTADWVSRSMPSLGKPTKYEVRDGRY from the coding sequence ATGCTGCTGACCCGCGACACCCTGCCTGCAACGATTGCCGACATAACAGCGCTCGACGATCTGCTGTGCCGCCCGAGCCAGGCGCTGATCGACGATCTCCGCAAGGTCGACGGCGACATCATGATTTTGGGCGTCGCCGGCAAGATGGGCCCGACGCTGGCGGGCCTTGCCAAGGCGGCCGTGCCGGAGCGCCGCGTGATCGGCGTCGCCCGATTCAGCGATCCCGCCGTGAAAGACTGGCTGCAGGGGCGCGGCGTCGAGACCATCAATTGCGATCTGCTCAATGAGGCCGCCATCAAGGCGCTGCCGAAGATTCCGAATATCGTGTTCATGGCCGGCCGCAAGTTCGGCGCCGAGGGCGATCTGTCGCTGACCTGGGCGATGAACTCGCACGTCCCTGCCCTGGTCGCGCAGGCCTTTGCGAGTTCGCGCATCGTCGCCTTCTCGACCGGCTGCGTCTATCCGTTTGTGCCCGTCGGCGGACAGGGTTCGGATGAGGACATGGCGCCTGACCCGCCCGGCGAGTACGCGCAATCCTGTGTCGGGCGCGAGCGCATGTTCGAATACTTCTCGAAAAAATATTCGACGCCCGGGCGGCTGTTCCGGCTGAACTACGCGATCGACATGCGCTATGGCGTGCTGCACGATATCGCCAGCAAGGTGCTGCAGGGCAAGCCGATCGACGTCAGCCTCGGCCATGTCAATTTCATCTGGCAGGGCGACGCGTCCTCGCAGGCGCTACGCTGTCTCGCGTACTGCGATACGCCGACCTCGCCGATCAATGTCAGCGGCCATGAAATCCTGGCCGTGCGCGATCTCGCGGTGAAATTCGGCCAGCGCTTCGGCCGCGCTCCCGTGATCGTCGGCAAGGAAGAGCCGACGGCATGGCTGACCAATACCTCGCAGGCGGTGAAACTGTTCGGCCTGCCGATCGTCGATACCGAGCAGCTCATCCGTTGGACCGCCGACTGGGTATCGCGATCGATGCCCAGCCTTGGCAAGCCCACCAAATACGAGGTGCGCGATGGCCGCTATTGA